The segment AATCACGAAAAGCAACTTCACCCACTCATGTCTCACACTGAGTCAAGCCTTCCtggaacataaaaacacacaaatgcatgaCACACGTTCCCACACACATCTCTGTGTTTTTCCATCTCGCGCTATCTCCATTGCGCTCTctcacacgcagacagacacacattgtTGTTTCTCACAGTCTGGATTTTGCTTTTGTTTGATTTActcggtgacctctgaccccggctGGGTTGACTGGATGGACTCTTGGTCCAACTGGTTCATATCCAATggatttgtgtgtctttgtgcgtgtgtgtgtgtgtgtgtttccatagaTACACAGCTTCAGATGCTATTCCTTTGACACTCAGTAGTCCAAAAACAAGGCATTATGTATTATGGGTAATGTGTTATTAACTACGTGTCTGCGCTGCACCTGTGATACCTGCTGCTTCTAAATAAGAGTTGACTGAAGTTGTCTTCATGTAATGCCAATGAAAACCTTTTGTCAGCACTGCACCCGTAATCCTGCTGTTTTACGAGCTGCTAACTGACCTTTTTGGTACTATTCATTTCCTGTTGTTGTGAGGCTCAAAGCAATTAAACAACAGTGATGTGACTTCATCCAACCTTTTGCATGGAAAAGTGCCCACACATGACCCTGAGAGAATAAACagtttgttttcattaaatCAGGAGATGACcattgaatacattttttaaagtacctcacacataaatattattgcaatacatTTATACTTAgaagaaaaactaaatgaaaagtAAACTAATATTTGACTGAGCTTCCATTGTAGTCCACTTTGACACTGCTCTCTCCCACATCTCCTTTGGATCGCAGACCCCATCTGTCTTATGTTAGATAGGCTTCTTCATGGTGGTCCTTACAAATGCGGATTATCATTTATTATACACTACCATATCCACTGAGGACATACATTTGAACTTTAATTACAACTTTTTAATTACAACTCTCAACCCTAATAgtcggcattaacaggttgatTGGCACAATGTGCTTTTCCATCCTGGTGTCGGTCCACCTGTCGCTCTGTTCTGAATCTGCCCGAAATGCATGAAAGCtaaaacaaactagaatgggcactcggtagagcgcataccttcgcatatcacaagattgggcattgaattatgaacattttggcattagttgcatgccaattggatataaatttcatgcgattcaagaagattttgacctttttcatgaccttgaccttgacatttgacctgctcgatcccaaaatctaatcaaatggtccccggataataaccaatcatcccaccaaatttcatgcgattcggttcaatactttttgtgttatgcgagtaacacgcatacaaataaataaataaatacacggcgatcaaaacttaaccttccgcattttcaatgcgaaggtaattagagtCGTGATGGACTGATGaagaaataatgaaatatgCAGTAAATAAATCTGTCTGCGCTCTTCTGAACAGATGAATCGCAAAAAAATCCTTTGTCTCCATATTTCTTTGATGGCTATTCTCAAAGTTGTAGATTCATCTTTGAAGGCGATCCAAATAGCTTTGAGTTTTTGAACAGATGTGAGTTTCACACAGTTTTCTGCCTCACATGTCCCGTCCCAAAATACTGAGTTAATACACGCCTTCACTGTGAGTTACAACTTCTCAGAATggttgtttgacattttggaaaagAAGATTGATACGCTTTGATGTTTGTACGGTTAATATGAACCGTGAGTCAGCAAAAGGTTAGCTGAGCAAAAAGACGTGAAATAAGGGGAAACAGCTGGACTGGCTCCCTCCAGGATAACTACAAATAACCAAATATCCATACAAGTGCATCGAAAGCGGGATATACTGTTCAAACGTGATGTAATGTGTTAATTTGTGCGCTTTATAGGTGCTGGGAGGTGGATTGTGTTACATCTGAAGAAATCTATACTCGCTCTTTCCAGTATgttgctaagctaaccggctttTGCCTTCAACATCATACTTAGAGCATCAGTCTTCTCCTCCAACTCACGGCAAGAAAGCGAATGTGTGCGTAATTTTACATTTACGTTTTTCCAGAGCCACTAGATTTATTCCAACGGTCCACTTTCCGGGTCAGAACCCAGGAAATGGTTTCGATTTTTAATGAGCTGGACGTGAGCTCTAACCCTCTCTGAAAACTGTAATCTTCCTTGGCTCACCTGTCAAGACACTATTTAAAAGCACCACAGTGACCCACTTCCTAAGCTACCTGTGTTATTAGGTATTACTCAAGTCCAATCAAGCCCTtaatatgttttgatcgccgtgtatttatttatttatttatttgtatgcgtgttattcgcataagtaaaaaagtattaaaccgaatcgcatgacatttggtgggatgattggttattatccggggaccagttgattagattttaggatcgatcgggtcaaaggtcaaggtcatgaaaaaggtcaaaatcttcttgaatcgcatgaaatttgatgggatgattggttattatccggggaccatttgattcgattttgggatcgatcgggtcaaaggtcatggtcaaggtcatgaaaaggtcaacatcttctttttaccatagcacggtcaatttatatccaattggcatgcaactaatgccaaaatgttcataattcaatgcccaatcttgtgatatgtgaaggtatgcgctctaccgagtgcccattctagttcatttatttttgtctgtAGCAGCTAGAATGATGTGTATGTGTTACACTACGATAGCCCGTAAACCTCTCCGCCGTAACAACACCAGAGCACTGAGGACATGCTTCAGGAGGGAGGCTAATCAGCTTTCTGTCGATGGGCTAATGTCCTCACAGTGGCTGAGAGGGGGGCCTATATTTAGtgttcactctctccctcttaaCAGGGGATAACATTGGCTCTGTTCTCCTCTCCATAGCTCATCTCTCTTTACTTAAGTTCATCAAGAGGCCCAGGAATGCAGAGATGAGGGGgaaccatattgccccactagagagcttcgctcactaaatgctggGCTACTTGTGAgtcctaaaaagtaggatgggagccagagccttcagttatcaagctcctcttttatggaaccggCTTCCACTTTTAGTCTTGGTGGCGGGCAGTCGCCTCatgtaagagtagacttaagacatTCCTGTTTTATAGAGGTTATAGTGAggccctagagatgctgctattgGCTTaacggctgctgggggatgttgtaggatacactgaactcttctctccttttctctccctccttattGACAAATTCacatctcttcattgcacattactaactctacttcttccccagagtctttgtgccttctcacCTCACAGGGTCccttggacctggctgtgtctgaagctggtcctgggtcctgggccctgcttcctgcctccttcgCCGTGCCTCATGCCTCATGGGCCCGGCCTCCTGCTTCCCGCCATGGCCCTGCTATTGCCCCTCCTTCCGACCTCCTTTTGTTCCATGGATCGGGataatctggatcgtggtccatgcataAATACTCATtagtcatactcattgaatgtgttgtaacgctgtgcattctgtacacatgacatctattgcttctgtccatccggggagagggatcctcctcggttgctctcctgaaggttccttccctgttttccctgtgaaagttttttgtttgttttgtaatgtgtgattctgggctatacaaaataaactaaaattaATTTGACGCCAAACAGAGGATGACCTAGCATCAAGCGAAGTACCCAGAATGTCACTAAAGTAACCTTATAGGCCTGCACAGAGCAGCCTCTTCaagtcaattcagtttattttgtataacccaaaatcacaaattacgaattagcctcagagggctttacaatctgtacacatacgacatccctgacctttgacctcacatcagatcaggagaaactctcccaaaaaagagaaaaaaaactttcacgatACAaacaagtgaagaaaccttcaggagagcaacagaggaggatccctctccctggatggacagaacaatatgaAAAGCAGCGTGGTGTTGGTCAGAGAATTAAAGTAAGAGGAGAATAAGGAGAACAAAAAGGCAGGAtaacatagagacagacagaagaagaaaacaaaaaacttgaATCTTCTCAATGGCAGCAGGGAAAGTGACATCTGGAGGCCGAGGTATGAGAGTAATGCAGACCTGGAGCCAATTTACTCAATCGGTTGCCATGTGTCACTGGGGCCCAAGGCTCTGCCGGTAGTACGGTCTGTGCATGTACATGGCAGAAGATTCAAGAttctcagcaggaatgtgcaagggcaagacaatatttacagtgtgtgtgtgtgtgtgtgtgtgtgtgtgcgcctagAGGGGTcctgactacggaggcgccctGCCTgaccagcagctgaaacagtttgttgttcaagtcctgcagggtgggagtgtagttcaatagtgcgttcagccgagcactactctctCTGACcttccttcctgtcctgaggcggttgccaaaccaggctgtgatgcttcctgtcagtaggccttctcgtcgttgttggagatcaggcccaccaccactgtgtcatccgcaaacttgatgatggtgttagtccaggatccaagcacacaggggtgttcagtcccagctcaatcagcttgagccccctctggctgtccagatatttcatgaccaccgaggtgaggcccacctagtcattcatacatgctggagaagcattcgagaggttgaatattgtggtgaacactgtgtgttcatccccagcgtagAAACCCACcgccacgcttaacggtgttgtttgTAGTTGTGCGGCGGCTTGTTGCTagaaatgagttcaggtcgtccgctagggatgcgcccaCCACCAGCCAGCGCGGGTCTGCGCCGCCTTGTacgcccatgttgccggatacaagaccggagttataggcagcagtacggcgcACACAGCTTCAGATAtttgcgaacggagggagagagccagccctctcttcctctggtagcacacgaatgtgggtttgccctattaaagtccagccaccaccacagccgctgtCGGATActttgttctgatgccgacagacggcatgagatcgttcggcgagcaggaacgagaaaggtcttaatgtccttggggtcgcaccacttgttgttagtcatgaagcaaaccctgtCTGTTCCGATCGCGCCCGTTTCCTCGTGATTTTCGTCCCCCCCccgtagcggctccactgttgttgttgcggttcgcGCCACGATCTCTGCCCCCGCCACGGATGgaaatgaaaagacaaaaaacaaaactaaaagagcgcacactTCCCATGAGCTACCTCGACGGACTGGACACAACCAGTGCAAAACTACATCTCAAAGCTTTATTTGTCAGAAATGACGGCCGCCGGCACTCGGTGGCAGCAGCAGCCGTTTCCCACACTGGGATTTTTTTTGCGAGCACACCTGACGAAGACTTTTCCTCTGTCTGTCAACATCTGGGCACAAAACCCTGAAGGCCAGAGCAATTTACCTCCGCTGAGCCGAAGTTTAATAAGgtaaacaaataagaaaatgtCATGCAGATTGTTGCAGCAAGTGTTGTGTGACGAGGACGATCGCAAAAAAAAACGTAATGCAACATCTCTCGCCTGCTCGTCTTTGTTTTTGGTGCTTTTTTAATAGTCAAGTTTGTTAACTCGGACACAATTATCAGAACATTATGTTCATGTCCACACAGGACAGCAGTTTAAAAACAAGTCGGACAGTGAAACAATCTCGTTAGAGCAACATGACACCCATATGGAACAGCTCGGTGCAGGCATACAATGAACACAAGATAAATCCGCATCTCGGCATCGCCGCCATGTCCAGCTGCCCTCCAGCCGCCacatgtacacactcacaccaccaaACACCACACAGCTTTGAATCCGCCTGCTCCGTCAGCCAAACGCAAACTGTACAAAACTAGAGATTGATAGAAAAATATGAGATCTGACATGTTTGAGAGAATACGCTGAGTGTCTTGCACTTGTTCACCTGTTTTTTCCATCCCATGATcgtcataaaaaaacaaattttcttCAAATATCAGCGTGATGGGCTTGATTTGTACTCTACATTTGTTTGCTTTATTTCCTCATTGTCCGGTGCTTATCCATTTAAATAACCATGATCTGCTCACGCAGGCCAAATGTCCACACTTTCCAAattcttatattttattgaattttttttgaCTGCATGCGGAACATTCTCTGAAAATGTTTTCCCCTGACTGCCAGTATGATGCTTCTACTCCGACATCCGACCCACCGCCAAACATTCCCTTTGTTTTGTCCTGCAGATTTGTGAACACTAAAATGGATACACATCTTTGACAGCATGTCAAAATATTTTTAAACTGCATTCAAAAAAACTGAACTGCATTGAAAATTTTTCATTTTGTATATTTGAtcggaagaagaaaataataacGTGCCAGTTTAATTTGAGAGAACTGGTTGTCCCCGTTTCAAACACATTGGTGCTTTTAAAATTTGTTTAAAAACTTAAAGTTGCCCTGTAAAGTTTTTGACCacgaattaaaaaaaaggttatttaattattaatttcttGACCCGTGGGCCCCTGACATCCATGAATATGTGCAACGATGCGAGCAGGATCATTTATATCCTCCCTTAAATTGTACAATATTTCATGGTTTACTCATCCTGCCATGAAAAGCAGTGAAAAAGAAGCCTGCTCCGTTTAAAATATTCCAAAAATCATCTTAGCAAGAGGAAGAAAGTGCACTTAACACTTTTGTGGTATTAAAAAGTattgcaaaaacacacacacacacaatgcgtTTTGGCGAGActaaatgtaaacacaacttTAGTTCTTTTCACATGAAAACTTCACAGGGCACCTTTTAAGTGAGTTTTTTATCCCAGATCTGTTCATGACTTTGCATTCATCAGTTTTTGACATATTGAAAAGCATTAGGTGCAGAACTTTCTTAAATCCAAATACACTTCTTCATCCCCCACAGATGATAACAGTGTGTGATGAATAGCGTTTCAAGCGGAGCCCTTCATCGCCTTATTTGGCGATCTAATAGAAGTGCAGATATGAGCAGTTTATTCTCTCTTGTTGCCAAACCTAATTTTTTCACTGCTTATTTCTCTCAAAATCACCATCTATTTTACTTTCATAAGCATTTTTGACTCAatctccaccctccccccctctctacaGATTATCTTGCTACTTCCTCTTTTTGGTAATCAGATAAGAGCAATGTCTTCAGCTAAACATGGTCCaaaaaaattaatttgtttatcTAAAATCTGTTTCTACGTAAGAAACCTCACTGTGTCCAACTCTCTGATGTTCAAGGTGATAATGAATGTACAGTCGAACAATTAGACGACCCGACAGATAAAGAATCACAAAAAAACACCCCTTTCCTTCAGGCTTTATCTAGGCACTTAAAGCatgcattgttttgttgtttgtttttttggttgtCTCAGAAATCAGATAAAGGTGAGTATCAAAGTAGATCTTTGGATTTGTAAACAGTCTCCAATTCCTCATTGTGCATTGTCTGTGAACAGGAGTCCTACGCAAACACAGTGCACACGGACGAGGTCCCGAAGCTGGCCGGCGATTCGCCACGAATCGGCATCTTCAGCGTGTCCTGCGTGTCCTCGCCGGCTCTCTGCGGGCTGTACGCGAGATAGTTTTGGTTTCCCATGTAAAGAGGATGTGGACCTCACATGGTAGTCATTTCAAATGTGAGTTCCTCTGAGCCGTAACTCACAACAGAGAAGAAACATGTGGTCGTAGGCCGATGGTCTACCAAatggatcttccgtgagagaaCCCTAAAAGGTGATGGGTCAGCCTCGCTGCCATCTCGTGCTCAGCTCCTCCCGCTGTGGCACTCTGACCCAGGGAAAACCCTTCTGGCCCACTGCCCTGATCCAGGTTCCCTCATTTCCCTTGAGTACTTATTATCTTCTTTTATCTAATTTTGCTTCCCATACTTCCTTCTCTCAATTGCCCATCTCAAGAAAAGAGATCAACCCATCACCAGTCATCCCTTTCTCGAGATTCCACCAGCACCGCAGCAGAGTTCAGTTACAGGGCAACCAGGTGGCGTACATGGGATGGTGCTGAGGAGGAATGTAACGCTGGGGAAGGAAGGGATGACACGGGTACATGGGCTGAACCTGCGCCACGTAATAGTTGCTGAAGTTGCCGTCCAAGACGTAAGGAGCCGGCTGGTAGAAGCAGGTGACGTTGGCGGCGTTGGGGATGGCGTTCTGCTCGGCGAGGACCCGCAACGCCAGCGAGGAGATGAGGCTGAGCGTCTGCCGCCTCTCGTGGCCCATCAGGCACACGGTGCTCTCCTGCACCACCTCGTACAGCGTGGCCAGGTAGTCGTACTTCCTGTCCTCCAGGTCCAGGAAGTGGTTCTGCAGGTAGGACTCCAGCTTGCGCCTCTGCTCGCTCACATCGGGGAAGTCGATGAAGAAGCGCGAGCACATGTAGCGCTGCAGCAGCTTCATCTCGGAGTGGGAGGCCGCGCGGAAACCCCGCACCAGCAGGTGGCAGTACTTCAGCAGGCCGCCGCCTCGGATCTCCTCGGGGCTCCTGGTGCAGATGAGGCGCTCGCGCAGGTGACCGAGGGCGGTGCGGAAGTCGCCGTAGACGCTCTCGCCGAGAATGGTGGGGTGGAAGGTGGCGGCCATGGGGTGCTCCGAGCACTCGTAGAAGAGGAGCAGCGAGTCCAGGCGGATCTGGAAGGAGTCCACGCTGAACTCAAACTGGCGCCGGAGGGAGTCCACGAACTTGAGCTCGACGTTCTTGCCACGGTTGTTGGAGAGGGAGATGAGACTCCAGCGGTCGGAGGCGTTGCACACTTTCACCATCTTTTGCACGTACGCCTCCTGAAACACACGCAAGTGGAACATTGAGGCGACAACAACGACTTTTTAAAGCATTGATTGTGCAAGTTTTACGTCGCTGACTGAAAACTGAATCAAGCAATTGAAGACATTGTTGGAGCTATAAAGGTCAGACaggtggatatatatatttaccttttATATTAGAGAACAAACGGGTCATGAACCATCATCAGAACATTTGGCTTACAACATAATTTAGAGAAAACTGTCAGCTAAAGTGATGCGTGTCAGATAATAATTAGTTTCATCAAACAGAGCCCTACttctttgtgtctctcctctctttccatccTTTCACGGCTGTAATAGTGTTATTGCAACCAGtgcattttaattattaaaaaaaaaaaacacacacatccagctgGTATATTTTAAGAATGTTTGCACTGTGGGTCTTGGATCTCAAATAGTCTAAACCAGTCTGAGAAGGCTCCAACAGCTGTATATTATTGCTATTTCCACCAGATACAAATATTGGATTACGCCTGTTGGTCGTGATGTTTTGTTGATCACATCTGTTGGCGGGTCATTAGTAACAGGGAAGTCCTCGGTATCCAGATAACTGAGATACGATTTATTAATGTGGATCCGACACCAATTGGATTAGACAGAATCCTCTTTGAATTGGGAAAGCAACCTTTTTACGATGTGAGGGCCGAGATCTCTCTGCTGGTTGGAGATATGCAGGACAGATCTCACGTGAGGTTACTTCAGTGTCTTCATTACACAATTAAACCAACCAGCAGAACCAACGACACTGCAAAACATTCGTTGTCAATAACTTGTCAAAtccaaaaatgttttctttcgtgTTGAGCTGAATCTCCTACACTGATAAAACAACAAAGTAAGACGCGTCTCTATTGACACGAGTATGCTTGTGTGAAATTACTGATTTTGTTATTAAGTAATCGTGAAATAAGCGGGATTATGTCAATTCATGTTTATTAATGTGAAAATAACCCTTAACATGGAGATCTCAGGGGTCTTGCTTCACCCTGAAGGGGTCTACAATATCATTAGAACGACTACATACACGTTGCTATGCTGTCGGCCAATAGAGACTTGTCTTACACTCGGTCACGCCCATGAGATTCAGCTCAACAGCAAGCAAACATTGTGGATTTgcataatacattttaattcacAAATTGATTTCACTGgcaataaaacattttgtttgcacaaattcataatttgaacCTGTTTGATGCataataaagacaaataaaacacCATGAACTCAATCGCGTTTGTGTTAGACGTATTTGCTTCAAGTGCATGACATATAAAAACTACGTTCACTTTCTTCCCTATTAAGTTGTGAAAGTTTGACACACAATATAATCTACATACACCTTCTACCTTTAAGGTCACCGGTGTGATCTTTTCCTTATTCACTCCCTCTGGCAGAAAGTCTAGAAGACAGTCCAGAACGATATCTTTCACGATCTGAAACTCCATCTCTCCTTTCAGCTCGGCGCAGAATATCAGGTCCAGATCCTTCCATCCCAGGCCGCTGTCCTCGTGCAGCACGTAGCTGGCCGCGGAGCCGTTCAGCCGCACCTCCCGGACATGAATCCGTTTCTCCTCCATGCGGCTGCGGACCACCTTGACGATATCTCGCGGCTTCATCTCCAGAGTGGGGAAGCTCCACCGGCCGTGGATGGGGATGGAGCTGGTGAGGATGGTGTCCAGCCGCTGCACTTGCTCCCAGTTGAGCACGCTGAGGTTGACGCTCTCCCCGTCCGAGCAGCTGTCGGCCGCAGCACACCCAACACTCTCGTCCATGTTGAGGAGAGGTAGACAGAAGGATGTAAACGACAGAAACTTCCCACTAACTTCTGCTGGAGTCGTGGCATCAGCCAGCTGCGACTTTGAGAAGAATTGCACTTTTTATTTCAGTCATTACAACCAGGTGCCGGACGACGAAGCCTCTCTACGCATGAAGGGAAGAACTAGTCGTGCGGCGTTGTGCTTGTCCTACTTCTTACATGAAGTATGTAGTCCAGACAAATTCAATTCTGTAGCTTCCCAGCCGTAAGGCTTAGTCACTGCGCAGCATCTGCTTACCCGCCGTGCGCTGCGATGCGCTGCGGCTCTGTCGCCAAACTCTGGAAGGCAGACATCGACTGTTCAGGTCGAAACGATTGTTTCTCACGGCGTCAGCTCTTCCTTGTGCCCCGGAGACTCACTGTCGCATCCATGGCCGCAGAGAAAAACGTTTCATCCACCGCAGAACTGTTTTCTTATGTCCACTTTGACTCACGTTTACGCACTGATTATTGCGCGTCAACTTTACGCACTCGTTTGAAGACCCCTGTACTTTTTCACTGCACACCTACTTTTAGAAAGTGGTGTAAGGCAGCTTTTCCTTTACATTGTGGCCGTTTGTTGCTCGTTGGTACTGCGTGATGCCACAGAGGTCCCACTTCACAGCTGCTGGAGAAGTTGTGACCAGAACGCTTCCCGTCTGAGAGAAGTTGGGGCGGGTCGGTTTTGAGTGACAGCCCACATCGACTAATAGCTGCCGCTGCTTCCCATAGTTACTCTGTGTGCCTGCATGGCCGGAGACAGGGGCGTGTCTGGAGAATAGGCGTTACGATTGGAGGCTGACCCTTCATCAAAACTCGCTTTGAATCGATTTCTcggcactcctcctcctctccaaaaGACACACCGCTTATGTCCAACACTTTTCATTATGAACAGAGGTAGTGGTTGCATTATTGTTGCTTTTTGTTCAGTTTGATCATCATTGCAGTGATGAGGAAATCGCTCAGAAATCAGTGCAGCTTATACTTTTACCTGGTACAGTAATGGTCAGGCTATCGCACGGGATGCTGAGCAGTCTTTTTGAATTTAACAGTATCACACAAGTAAACCCATTCACCCTCATGTTACAGTTCCCCAGGATTCTGATGTTTCACAAGTGAGGACTGGAATGCACATCCATCTCTCTCGGGTATTTCCATCTCCATTTGGCCCTGCATATGTGTTGTTG is part of the Pseudoliparis swirei isolate HS2019 ecotype Mariana Trench chromosome 12, NWPU_hadal_v1, whole genome shotgun sequence genome and harbors:
- the LOC130202841 gene encoding terminal nucleotidyltransferase 5A-like isoform X1, translated to MDESVGCAAADSCSDGESVNLSVLNWEQVQRLDTILTSSIPIHGRWSFPTLEMKPRDIVKVVRSRMEEKRIHVREVRLNGSAASYVLHEDSGLGWKDLDLIFCAELKGEMEFQIVKDIVLDCLLDFLPEGVNKEKITPVTLKVEGEAYVQKMVKVCNASDRWSLISLSNNRGKNVELKFVDSLRRQFEFSVDSFQIRLDSLLLFYECSEHPMAATFHPTILGESVYGDFRTALGHLRERLICTRSPEEIRGGGLLKYCHLLVRGFRAASHSEMKLLQRYMCSRFFIDFPDVSEQRRKLESYLQNHFLDLEDRKYDYLATLYEVVQESTVCLMGHERRQTLSLISSLALRVLAEQNAIPNAANVTCFYQPAPYVLDGNFSNYYVAQVQPMYPCHPFLPQRYIPPQHHPMYATWLPCN
- the LOC130202841 gene encoding terminal nucleotidyltransferase 5A-like isoform X2, producing MDESVGCAAADSCSDGESVNLSVLNWEQVQRLDTILTSSIPIHGRWSFPTLEMKPRDIVKVVRSRMEEKRIHVREVRLNGSAASYVLHEDSGLGWKDLDLIFCAELKGEMEFQIVKDIVLDCLLDFLPEGVNKEKITPVTLKEAYVQKMVKVCNASDRWSLISLSNNRGKNVELKFVDSLRRQFEFSVDSFQIRLDSLLLFYECSEHPMAATFHPTILGESVYGDFRTALGHLRERLICTRSPEEIRGGGLLKYCHLLVRGFRAASHSEMKLLQRYMCSRFFIDFPDVSEQRRKLESYLQNHFLDLEDRKYDYLATLYEVVQESTVCLMGHERRQTLSLISSLALRVLAEQNAIPNAANVTCFYQPAPYVLDGNFSNYYVAQVQPMYPCHPFLPQRYIPPQHHPMYATWLPCN